The following is a genomic window from Candidatus Xiphinematobacter sp. Idaho Grape.
CAGAGGATGGAGATAGACGGAAAGCTAATCTTCCGGTCGATACTTTATCGACTTCCGCCAATGTCCTATTTCCTACTGCTGCTAGCAAGACACTAAACTCAATACACCACTGTAGATTACCGCTGCCCTTTCCAACATCTTCCCCAACGCTGAACACTTTCGGAATCCCACTAGGAGGACAGATATGGAGGGACCAGCCAAAAAGCAAAGGGTTGCCTCTATCTTCACTTACTGCATACCCTCAAAAGAAGATTAGAGGCAGGGTTTTAGTTACTTAGACATGCCAAGACCCTATAAACTCCAAGTTGGCACAAAACTAAAAGTGCCACCGTGAAAAGAGTACTTAACGCCTCTCCTTGCTTCTGTCATGAACTTCCTCTACAAACGCGGTGCATACATCCTGCTTACTGCGGTTGCAGTGTTATTGGTGCTAGGGATCATTGTATTATTTAGCACCAGTGCCTTTGCCAAGGAGAGCCACGGAGATATGTACTATTTTGTTAAGCGGCAACTCCTATGGTTGGTGATTGGGATAGTACTTTGTGTAATAGCCTCTCTAATAGATTACCACTGGTGGGAAAAAACATGGTGGATCTGGCTAGTTGGAGGAACGCTCCTATTGGTACTATGTTTCGTCCCGCCGGTTGGGATAAAGATCAATGGCTCGTGGCGGTGGGTCAGCCTGCGGATTGTGACCTTCCAGCCTAGCGAAATCGGTAAATTAGCGGTAGCGATTTTTTTGGCCTGGTGGTTCTCCAAATTCAGGTGTCGTTCTGACGATTTACTTGTGGGTTTCCTTTTTCCAGTAGTCATTGCAGGCATTCCCACGGCACTGATTGCCAACGAGGTAGATTTGGGAACTACGGTACTTATTCTCGGTACAGCGTTTCTCATCATGTTTGCGGCTGGGATTAGCCTTTACCGGTTGGTTCCACTCACTATCATCGGATTAGGAGTAGTTCTCTATGTCGCTGTTCATATCCACGAACGTGCAGGTCGTCTAACAGCGTTTTTGCATCCTGAACAATATCGCTTAGAGGAGGGGCTACAGCAGTGGCAGGCTCTAATTGCCTTTGGTTCTGGGGGAATTACAGGGTTAGGATTAGGAGAGGGTCGGCAAAAGTATTCTTATCTCCCATATGCTCACACAGATTTTATCTTCGCTATGATTGGGGAAGAGATTGGCCTCATTGCAACACTTACAATTGTCCTTTGCTACCTCCTTATCTTCCTGTGCGGGGCGCTGATTTCTTTTAAC
Proteins encoded in this region:
- the ftsW gene encoding putative lipid II flippase FtsW; its protein translation is MNFLYKRGAYILLTAVAVLLVLGIIVLFSTSAFAKESHGDMYYFVKRQLLWLVIGIVLCVIASLIDYHWWEKTWWIWLVGGTLLLVLCFVPPVGIKINGSWRWVSLRIVTFQPSEIGKLAVAIFLAWWFSKFRCRSDDLLVGFLFPVVIAGIPTALIANEVDLGTTVLILGTAFLIMFAAGISLYRLVPLTIIGLGVVLYVAVHIHERAGRLTAFLHPEQYRLEEGLQQWQALIAFGSGGITGLGLGEGRQKYSYLPYAHTDFIFAMIGEEIGLIATLTIVLCYLLIFLCGALISFNARDYFGILLGFGLTVLITLQAMINIGVSISLLPNKGMPLPFISYGGSNMAICLSMVGILLNIYRMGYPLSSMSPCLLVTSHACKN